The following proteins are encoded in a genomic region of Pseudomonas sp. Os17:
- the moaC gene encoding cyclic pyranopterin monophosphate synthase MoaC, which produces MNPLTHLDAQGRASMVDVTAKPATEREAQARAWVRMLPATLQLIQDQGHPKGDVFAVARIAAIMAAKKTHELIPLCHPLLLSGIHVELQALPPDRVQITTCCRLNGATGVELEAMTAASVAALTIYDMCKAVDRGMVIEGLHLLSKQGGKSGVFIAGAAQ; this is translated from the coding sequence ATGAACCCACTCACTCACCTGGATGCCCAAGGCCGGGCCAGCATGGTGGATGTCACCGCCAAACCGGCCACCGAACGCGAGGCCCAGGCCCGGGCCTGGGTGCGCATGCTCCCGGCCACCCTGCAACTGATCCAGGACCAGGGGCACCCCAAGGGCGACGTGTTCGCCGTGGCGCGCATCGCCGCAATCATGGCGGCGAAGAAGACCCACGAACTGATCCCCCTGTGCCACCCGTTGCTGCTCAGCGGTATCCACGTCGAGCTGCAGGCGCTGCCGCCGGACCGGGTGCAGATCACCACCTGCTGCCGGCTCAACGGCGCCACCGGGGTCGAACTGGAAGCCATGACCGCCGCCAGCGTCGCGGCGCTGACGATCTACGACATGTGCAAGGCGGTGGACCGCGGCATGGTCATCGAGGGCCTGCACCTGCTGAGCAAGCAGGGCGGCAAATCAGGGGTTTTCATCGCAGGAGCAGCACAATGA
- a CDS encoding LysR family transcriptional regulator, translating into MDIKQLKFLIALEQTRHFGQAAARCHITQPTLSMRLRNLEDELDLILVTRGQRFEGFTEAGERVLAWAKTLLAAHDGLFAEAAACRGQLVGNLRLGLVPLSGFNPISYVQKLSASFPELKFSLSSASSDRIIEDIGNNQLDLGVCYLDHVNPNYLDFFEIGETRVGLLYDTRHFHFEGSEMSWEDAAELPLGMLSTGMHYRKSIDLSFRSRGLNPTPILESDSTYQLFQAIHEGFCCSIMPLDSGLDSPIDNLAFIQLPDASVLAPLGLVMRKTEPRSAIAEKCFAEARKLFALKD; encoded by the coding sequence GTGGACATCAAGCAACTCAAGTTTCTGATCGCCCTGGAGCAGACCCGGCACTTCGGCCAGGCTGCCGCGCGCTGCCACATTACCCAGCCGACCCTGTCCATGCGCCTGCGCAACCTGGAGGACGAGCTGGACCTGATCCTGGTGACCCGCGGCCAGCGCTTCGAAGGCTTCACCGAGGCCGGCGAGCGGGTCCTGGCCTGGGCCAAGACCCTGCTGGCGGCCCATGACGGGCTGTTCGCCGAGGCCGCCGCCTGCCGCGGGCAACTGGTGGGTAACCTGCGCCTGGGCCTGGTGCCGCTGAGCGGCTTCAACCCCATCAGCTATGTGCAGAAGCTCTCGGCGAGCTTTCCCGAGCTCAAGTTCAGCCTGTCGTCCGCCAGCTCCGACCGGATCATCGAGGACATCGGCAACAACCAGCTGGACCTCGGGGTCTGCTACCTGGACCACGTCAACCCCAACTACCTGGACTTCTTCGAGATCGGCGAGACCCGGGTCGGCCTGCTCTACGACACCCGGCACTTTCATTTCGAAGGCAGCGAAATGAGCTGGGAAGACGCCGCCGAGCTGCCCCTGGGCATGCTCAGCACCGGCATGCACTATCGCAAGTCCATCGACCTGAGCTTTCGCAGCCGCGGCCTGAACCCGACGCCGATCCTGGAAAGCGATTCCACCTACCAGCTGTTCCAGGCGATCCACGAGGGCTTCTGCTGCTCGATCATGCCCCTGGACAGCGGCCTGGATTCGCCCATCGACAACCTGGCCTTTATCCAGCTGCCGGATGCCAGCGTGCTGGCGCCCCTGGGACTGGTGATGCGCAAGACCGAACCGCGCTCGGCGATTGCCGAAAAGTGCTTCGCCGAAGCCAGGAAGCTGTTTGCGCTCAAAGACTGA
- the moaB gene encoding molybdenum cofactor biosynthesis protein B yields MSVKSDALFVPLNIAVLTVSDTREYATDTSGQLLVSRLLEAGHTLSERNLLKDDLYKIRAQVAAWIADERIQVVLITGGTGFTGRDSTPEAVSCLLDKHIDGFGELFRAISILDIGTSTVQSRALAGLANGTLVCCLPGSTGACRTAWEGILAEQLDARHRPCNFVPHLKPVQACESRG; encoded by the coding sequence ATGAGCGTGAAGTCGGATGCGTTGTTTGTACCCTTGAACATAGCCGTGCTGACAGTCAGCGATACCCGGGAGTACGCCACGGACACCTCCGGGCAACTGTTGGTCAGTCGCCTGCTGGAAGCCGGTCACACCCTGAGCGAGCGCAACCTGCTCAAGGACGACCTGTACAAGATCCGCGCCCAGGTGGCGGCCTGGATCGCCGACGAGCGCATCCAGGTGGTGCTGATCACCGGCGGCACCGGCTTCACCGGCCGCGACAGCACCCCGGAAGCCGTGAGCTGCCTGCTGGACAAGCACATCGACGGTTTCGGCGAGCTGTTCCGCGCCATCTCGATTCTCGATATCGGCACCTCCACGGTGCAGAGCCGGGCCCTGGCCGGGCTGGCCAACGGCACCCTGGTGTGCTGCCTGCCGGGCTCCACCGGGGCCTGCCGCACCGCCTGGGAAGGCATCCTCGCCGAGCAACTGGATGCCCGCCACCGGCCGTGCAATTTCGTGCCGCACCTCAAGCCGGTGCAGGCGTGCGAGTCTCGCGGATGA
- the mobA gene encoding molybdenum cofactor guanylyltransferase MobA, with translation MTPTRPAPTLSPPCSILLLAGGRGSRMGGRDKGLVTWQGRPLIAHVQATVRPFSDDLIISCNRNAEQYRPYADRLVADEQADFPGPMAGVLAGLAVARHPWLLVLACDAPQIDGALIQTLLDARPADTLSPLMVQQDGQWQPMFSLIPTALAARLRAAWERGERSLLRALAAHGLKPLPCAADDPRLSNFNTPELLSEKDQGPVA, from the coding sequence ATGACCCCGACCCGCCCTGCCCCGACCCTCTCCCCGCCCTGCTCGATCCTGCTGCTGGCGGGAGGGCGCGGCTCGCGCATGGGCGGTCGCGACAAGGGCCTGGTGACCTGGCAGGGCCGGCCCTTGATTGCCCATGTGCAGGCCACGGTGCGGCCCTTCAGCGACGACCTGATCATTTCCTGCAACCGCAACGCCGAGCAGTACCGGCCCTATGCCGATCGCCTGGTGGCGGATGAGCAGGCAGACTTTCCCGGCCCCATGGCCGGCGTGCTGGCGGGCCTGGCAGTGGCCCGGCACCCCTGGCTGCTGGTGCTGGCCTGCGACGCGCCGCAGATCGACGGCGCGCTGATCCAGACGCTGCTGGATGCCCGCCCGGCGGACACCCTCAGCCCGTTGATGGTGCAGCAGGACGGACAGTGGCAACCCATGTTCAGCCTGATACCCACGGCCCTGGCAGCCCGCTTGCGCGCCGCCTGGGAGCGCGGCGAGCGCAGCCTGCTGCGGGCCCTCGCCGCCCATGGCCTGAAACCTTTGCCCTGCGCTGCCGACGATCCGCGGCTGAGCAACTTCAACACCCCTGAACTACTGTCTGAAAAAGACCAAGGGCCCGTGGCCTGA
- a CDS encoding bestrophin family protein, giving the protein MIVRSKPNLISVLISLKGSIAKRIALRSLLVTLLASAIVLIETLHPAYFSKVNATPFTLLGLSLSIFMSFRNNACYDRWYEARKALGTLVTEVRSLIRETQVLEEAGARRAILGDLCGFAQALKARLRQEDELGAAETWLSQLPPATTSNLPDSLLRQVARQCSEQALAGRISEWRYQLLANHLAALTGAQTTCERIKSTPLPFPYTLLLHRTSYMFCILLPFAMAEPLGWLTPIFTAIVSYTFFGLDAIGDELEDPFGHDENDLPLNAIVRNIEREILEAQGATELPPVLLPVDYVLS; this is encoded by the coding sequence ATGATCGTCCGATCCAAACCCAACCTGATCAGCGTGCTGATCTCCCTCAAGGGCTCGATTGCCAAGCGCATCGCCTTGCGCAGCCTGCTGGTGACCTTGCTGGCCTCGGCCATCGTGCTGATCGAGACCTTGCACCCGGCGTACTTTTCCAAGGTCAACGCCACGCCTTTCACCTTGCTCGGCCTGTCGCTGTCGATCTTCATGAGCTTTCGCAACAACGCCTGCTACGACCGTTGGTATGAGGCGCGCAAGGCCCTGGGCACGCTGGTCACCGAGGTGCGCTCGCTGATCCGCGAAACCCAGGTGCTGGAGGAGGCCGGGGCGCGCCGCGCGATCCTCGGCGACCTGTGCGGCTTTGCCCAGGCCCTCAAGGCCCGGCTGCGCCAGGAAGATGAACTGGGCGCCGCCGAAACCTGGCTCAGCCAGCTGCCGCCGGCCACCACCAGCAACCTGCCGGACAGCCTCCTGCGCCAGGTGGCGCGCCAGTGTTCGGAGCAGGCCCTGGCGGGCCGGATCAGCGAGTGGCGCTACCAGCTGCTGGCCAACCACCTGGCGGCGCTGACCGGCGCGCAAACCACCTGCGAGCGGATCAAGAGCACGCCGCTGCCGTTTCCCTACACCTTGCTGTTGCACCGCACCAGCTACATGTTCTGCATCCTCCTGCCCTTTGCCATGGCCGAGCCCCTGGGCTGGCTGACGCCGATTTTCACCGCCATCGTCAGCTACACCTTCTTCGGCCTGGACGCCATTGGCGACGAGCTGGAAGACCCCTTTGGCCACGACGAGAACGACCTGCCGCTGAACGCCATCGTGCGCAACATCGAGCGCGAGATCCTCGAGGCCCAGGGGGCCACCGAACTGCCGCCGGTGCTGTTGCCGGTGGACTATGTCCTGAGCTGA
- a CDS encoding molybdopterin molybdotransferase MoeA, whose product MSQGSLMPLEDALASLLAMADAQRLAESETQAVDKARQRVLATDLVATLDLPPWPNSAMDGYALNLQHWDGQPLPVSQTIFAGQPGDPLQPGSCARIFTGAPLPAGADCVEMQENVERQEDGRVRFTQALKPGQNIRPQGQENRVGQVLLPAGKRLGPFELALAAAQGCTELQVVRRPRVALLSTGDELLEPGTPMRPGCIYNSNRTLLRHWLDSLGCEVIDAGILPDQPQQTRLRLEQLQHGADLILTTGGVSAGDADCLGQVLRNNGRPLFWKLAIKPGKPLTVGHFGQVPVIGLPGNPASALVTFGLLARAYLLRIQGVQEVAPLSVAVPVAFAWSKAGSRREYLRARLEHGRAVLYPNQSSGVLLGASWADGLLEVLEGHTLQVGDSARFIPFSELF is encoded by the coding sequence ATGAGCCAGGGTTCCCTGATGCCGCTGGAAGATGCATTGGCCAGCCTGCTGGCCATGGCCGATGCCCAGCGCCTGGCGGAGAGTGAAACCCAGGCCGTGGACAAAGCCCGGCAGCGGGTGCTGGCCACTGACCTGGTGGCGACCCTGGACCTACCGCCCTGGCCTAACAGCGCCATGGACGGCTACGCCCTCAACCTGCAGCACTGGGACGGCCAGCCACTGCCGGTGTCGCAGACGATCTTTGCCGGCCAGCCCGGCGATCCCTTGCAGCCGGGCAGCTGTGCGCGGATCTTCACCGGCGCGCCGCTGCCGGCTGGCGCCGATTGCGTGGAGATGCAGGAGAACGTCGAGCGGCAGGAGGATGGCCGGGTGCGCTTCACCCAGGCCCTGAAGCCGGGGCAGAACATTCGCCCCCAGGGCCAGGAAAACCGTGTCGGCCAGGTGCTGTTGCCGGCCGGCAAGCGCCTGGGGCCTTTCGAGCTGGCGCTGGCCGCGGCCCAGGGCTGCACCGAGCTGCAAGTGGTGCGCCGTCCGCGGGTGGCGTTGCTGTCCACCGGCGATGAGTTGCTGGAACCGGGCACGCCGATGCGCCCCGGTTGCATCTACAACAGCAACCGCACCTTGCTCCGTCACTGGCTCGACAGCCTGGGATGCGAGGTCATCGACGCCGGGATTCTGCCCGACCAGCCGCAGCAGACCCGGCTCAGGCTGGAACAGTTGCAGCATGGCGCGGACCTGATCCTGACCACTGGCGGGGTCTCGGCGGGGGATGCCGATTGCCTGGGCCAGGTGCTGAGGAACAACGGCCGACCGCTGTTCTGGAAGCTCGCCATCAAACCCGGAAAACCGCTGACGGTGGGCCACTTCGGCCAGGTGCCGGTGATCGGCCTGCCGGGCAACCCGGCCTCGGCCCTGGTGACCTTCGGCCTGCTGGCCCGGGCCTACCTGTTGCGGATTCAAGGGGTGCAGGAGGTGGCGCCGCTGAGTGTCGCAGTGCCGGTGGCCTTTGCCTGGTCCAAGGCCGGCAGTCGCCGCGAATACCTGCGGGCGCGCCTGGAGCACGGCCGCGCCGTGCTCTATCCGAACCAGAGTTCCGGGGTGCTGCTGGGGGCCAGCTGGGCCGATGGCCTGTTGGAGGTGCTTGAGGGCCACACCCTGCAGGTGGGCGACTCGGCGCGTTTCATTCCCTTCAGCGAGCTGTTCTAG
- the fdhD gene encoding formate dehydrogenase accessory sulfurtransferase FdhD, with protein MVCRIEQTQQQPEANAPAPAPQRVAYREYSPDGVLAEAPLAAEIALAITYNGLSQAVMMVSPGNLEDFIRGFSITNDIVGDLSEIYDIRLSHFPQACQADVQISSRAFWALKDHRRQMAGTSGCGLCGVEALEQALPQLQILEPSPLPPAEHLQGLRERIEQVQHMARSSGALHAALYFDEQGEVRLCQEDIGRHNALDKLIGALLNAGIDGRQGFTVVTSRCSLELIHKAVRARLGTLVSLSAPTALTVQWANKHHLNLIHVPHRNAPRIYSPI; from the coding sequence ATGGTTTGCCGGATCGAACAAACGCAGCAACAACCCGAAGCCAATGCGCCGGCGCCGGCGCCGCAGCGCGTGGCCTATCGCGAGTACAGCCCCGACGGGGTGCTGGCCGAGGCGCCGCTGGCCGCCGAGATCGCCCTGGCGATCACCTACAACGGCCTGAGCCAGGCGGTGATGATGGTGTCCCCCGGCAACCTGGAAGACTTCATTCGCGGCTTCAGCATCACCAACGACATCGTCGGCGACCTCAGCGAAATCTACGACATCCGCCTCAGCCACTTTCCCCAGGCCTGCCAGGCCGATGTGCAGATTTCCAGCCGGGCCTTCTGGGCCCTCAAGGACCATCGCCGGCAGATGGCCGGGACCAGCGGCTGCGGGTTATGCGGCGTGGAGGCCCTGGAACAGGCGCTGCCGCAACTGCAGATACTCGAACCTTCGCCCCTGCCCCCCGCCGAACACCTGCAGGGCCTGCGCGAGCGCATCGAACAGGTCCAGCACATGGCCCGCAGCAGCGGCGCCTTGCATGCGGCGCTGTACTTCGACGAACAGGGCGAGGTGCGCCTGTGCCAGGAAGACATCGGCCGCCACAACGCCCTGGACAAGCTGATCGGCGCCCTGCTGAACGCCGGGATCGATGGCCGCCAGGGCTTCACCGTGGTCACCAGCCGCTGCAGCCTGGAGCTGATCCACAAAGCCGTGCGCGCCCGCCTCGGCACCCTGGTCAGCCTCTCTGCGCCCACCGCACTGACCGTGCAATGGGCCAACAAGCACCACCTGAACCTGATCCACGTGCCCCACCGCAATGCCCCGCGGATCTACAGCCCGATCTGA
- a CDS encoding FUSC family protein, with protein sequence MRRLLRPVLDPYRRYRHARLIHAVRVALGLIATILLTTGLNLPHGEWASVTMLVVIGGLQHHGNIGKKAAERAIGTLVGAGVGLVLVVQQAYFGQPWLTYLGMSAVCGYFSYHAIGKGGYTALLAAITVFIVAGHGDNQVSDGLWRAVDILIGIALALAFSFAIPLYAVYSWRYNLASALRDCAQLYGRIVQGQSVTDDEHLKLLGRVNAAMLQLRSLMPSVSKEVRISMTELDAIQRNLRMCISTLEILGNTRPDAGDRQAMAQMQQLLKAEHRQIRVQLIGMARALQSGVTQRLEKAVEGSPENALEAPVYSALDGYRLLTRQLAATLGEMRQRLGKSARHWKI encoded by the coding sequence TTGCGCCGCCTGCTGCGTCCCGTGCTGGACCCGTACCGGCGCTACCGTCACGCCCGGCTGATCCACGCGGTGCGGGTCGCCCTCGGCCTGATCGCCACCATCCTCTTGACCACCGGCCTCAACCTGCCCCACGGCGAATGGGCCTCGGTGACCATGCTGGTGGTGATCGGCGGCCTGCAGCACCACGGCAACATCGGCAAGAAAGCCGCCGAGCGAGCCATCGGCACCCTGGTGGGCGCCGGGGTCGGCCTGGTGCTGGTGGTGCAGCAGGCGTACTTCGGCCAGCCCTGGCTGACCTACCTGGGGATGTCGGCGGTGTGCGGCTACTTTTCCTATCACGCCATCGGCAAGGGCGGCTACACCGCGCTGCTGGCGGCGATCACCGTGTTCATCGTCGCCGGCCACGGCGACAACCAGGTCAGCGACGGCCTGTGGCGTGCGGTGGACATCCTCATCGGCATTGCCCTGGCCCTGGCGTTTTCCTTCGCCATTCCGCTGTACGCGGTGTACTCCTGGCGCTACAACCTGGCCAGCGCCCTGCGCGACTGCGCCCAGCTGTACGGGCGGATCGTCCAGGGCCAGTCGGTGACCGACGACGAACACCTCAAGCTCCTGGGCCGGGTCAACGCCGCCATGCTGCAACTGCGTTCGCTGATGCCGTCGGTGTCCAAGGAAGTGCGGATTTCCATGACCGAGCTGGACGCCATCCAGCGCAATCTGCGGATGTGCATCAGCACCCTGGAGATCCTCGGCAACACCCGCCCCGATGCCGGCGACCGGCAGGCCATGGCGCAGATGCAACAGCTGCTCAAGGCCGAACACCGGCAGATTCGCGTGCAGCTGATCGGCATGGCCCGGGCCCTGCAATCGGGGGTTACCCAGCGCCTGGAAAAAGCCGTGGAAGGCAGCCCCGAGAACGCCCTGGAAGCGCCGGTGTATTCGGCCCTGGACGGCTACCGACTGCTCACCCGGCAGCTGGCGGCGACCCTGGGCGAGATGCGCCAGCGCCTGGGCAAGAGCGCCCGGCATTGGAAGATCTAG
- the moaA gene encoding GTP 3',8-cyclase MoaA, with translation MSDQVLVDGFARRIDYLRMSVTDRCDFRCVYCMAEDMQFLPRQRILTLEELYQLAAGFVALGTRKIRLTGGEPLIRPGVVQLCQRIGQLPGLRELCLTTNGSQLGKLAAPLFEAGVKRLNISLDSLDPGLFRQLTRTGELSQVIAGIDAAIAAGFARTKLNCVVMKGRNDREINELVAFAIDRGLDISFIEEMPLGSISEHSRRDAFFSSAQVRERIAERYTLMESAESTQGPSRYWRLAEAPQIRLGFISPHSHNFCGTCNRVRLTVEGRLLLCLGNEHSVDLKAVLRAHPGDTERLQRAMVEAMKLKPYRHHFELNDELQVVRFMNMTGG, from the coding sequence ATGTCAGATCAAGTATTGGTGGATGGCTTTGCCCGACGGATCGACTACTTGCGCATGTCGGTGACCGACCGCTGCGACTTCCGCTGCGTGTATTGCATGGCCGAGGACATGCAGTTCCTGCCGCGCCAACGCATCCTGACCCTGGAGGAGCTGTACCAGCTGGCCGCGGGGTTTGTCGCCCTGGGTACACGCAAGATCCGCCTCACCGGTGGCGAGCCATTGATCCGTCCCGGGGTGGTGCAATTGTGTCAGCGCATCGGGCAATTGCCCGGGTTGCGGGAGCTGTGCCTGACCACCAACGGCTCGCAGCTGGGCAAGCTCGCCGCGCCGCTGTTCGAGGCCGGGGTCAAGCGCCTCAACATCAGCCTCGACAGCCTCGACCCGGGGCTGTTTCGCCAGCTGACCCGCACCGGCGAACTGAGCCAGGTGATCGCCGGCATCGACGCGGCGATCGCCGCCGGTTTTGCGCGCACCAAGCTCAATTGCGTGGTGATGAAAGGCCGCAACGACCGCGAGATCAACGAGCTGGTGGCCTTTGCCATCGACCGCGGCCTGGACATCTCGTTTATCGAGGAGATGCCCCTGGGCAGCATCAGCGAGCACAGTCGTCGCGACGCGTTCTTTTCCAGTGCCCAGGTCCGCGAGCGGATCGCCGAGCGCTACACCCTGATGGAGTCCGCCGAGTCGACCCAGGGCCCGTCGCGCTACTGGCGCCTGGCCGAGGCGCCGCAGATCCGCCTGGGCTTCATCTCGCCCCACAGCCACAACTTCTGCGGCACCTGCAACCGTGTCCGGTTGACGGTGGAAGGGCGCTTGCTGTTGTGCCTGGGCAACGAGCACTCGGTGGACCTCAAGGCCGTGCTGCGGGCCCATCCCGGCGATACCGAGCGTTTGCAGCGGGCCATGGTCGAGGCGATGAAACTCAAACCCTACCGCCACCACTTCGAACTCAACGACGAGCTGCAAGTGGTGCGCTTCATGAACATGACCGGCGGTTGA
- the moaE gene encoding molybdopterin synthase catalytic subunit MoaE: MGIQVQTQAFNLDQLTAGLQAGDSSVGGVVTFVGYVRDLNLGDSVQSLFLEHYPGMTERSLQGIVQQAQARWPLNRVSLVHRVGLLQVGEPIVFVGVASAHRQAAFEACAFIMDYLKTRAPFWKREVTPSGERWIDGRESDRQAAERW, translated from the coding sequence ATGGGCATTCAGGTGCAGACCCAGGCCTTCAACCTGGATCAACTCACTGCCGGCCTGCAGGCCGGCGACTCCAGTGTCGGCGGCGTGGTGACCTTCGTTGGCTATGTGCGCGATCTCAACCTCGGTGACTCGGTGCAGAGCCTGTTCCTGGAGCACTACCCGGGCATGACCGAGCGCTCGCTGCAGGGCATCGTGCAACAGGCCCAGGCGCGCTGGCCGCTGAACCGCGTGAGCCTGGTGCATCGGGTAGGGTTGCTGCAGGTGGGCGAGCCCATCGTCTTTGTCGGCGTGGCCAGCGCCCACCGCCAAGCGGCGTTCGAGGCCTGCGCCTTCATCATGGATTACCTCAAGACCCGCGCACCGTTCTGGAAGCGCGAAGTCACCCCCAGCGGCGAACGCTGGATCGACGGGCGCGAGAGCGACCGGCAGGCGGCCGAACGTTGGTAA
- a CDS encoding MoaD/ThiS family protein, producing MILVNYFARYREQLGSGGEKLPLDAGLRTVDDLRRRLMARGETWAAVLGENSLMCALNQDLCKLDAVIEDFDEIAFFPQVTGG from the coding sequence ATGATTCTGGTCAACTACTTTGCCCGCTACCGCGAACAACTGGGCAGCGGCGGCGAGAAGCTGCCCCTGGACGCCGGCTTGCGCACCGTCGATGACCTGCGCCGGCGACTGATGGCCCGGGGTGAAACCTGGGCCGCGGTGCTGGGGGAGAACAGCCTGATGTGCGCGCTGAACCAGGATTTGTGCAAGCTCGACGCGGTGATCGAGGACTTCGATGAAATCGCCTTCTTTCCCCAAGTGACCGGGGGCTGA
- a CDS encoding FdhF/YdeP family oxidoreductase: MSEVDRYKPYKGAAAGWGALIAVTRNWLGSENAFKNIRAMLKTNQNGGFDCPGCAWGESPENGMVKFCENGAKAVNWEATGRLVNPAFFNKYTVSALAAQSDYWLEYQGRLTHPMRYDATQDRYVETTWDQAFELIASHLKGLDSPNQAEFYTSGRASNEAAYLYQLFVRAYGTNNFPDCSNMCHEASAVGMFESVGVGKGTVVFHDLEEADAIFVIGQNPGTNHPRMLEPLREAVKRGAQVICFNPLKERGLERFQHPQHPLEMLTNGSEPTSSAYFRPALGGDMAAFRGIAKFLLRWEREALANNGEPVFDRAFIAEHTSGLDSYLAEVDATSWNHILEQSGLSMADIELAARMYRKAKRTIMCWAMGLTQHTHSVPTIQEVINVLLLRGNIGRPGAGLSPVRGHSNVQGDRTMGINELAPSELLDALEARFGFKPPREHGHNTVMAISAMEQGRAKVFIGLGGNFAQATPDTPRTHAALRNCELTVHIATKLNRSHLVTGREALILPCLGRTDIDIQANGPQGITVEDTFSMVHISHGQLKPKSPHLRSEPAIIAGIANATLGRHPIDWLWVIEDYGRIRDLIADTIPGFEDFNLKLLNPGGFHLGNDASQRRWNTATGKARFIPSVLPEHLVSAGVRKLKVKPDLILQTMRSHDQYNTTLYGLDDRYRGVYGMREVLFANEQDIRQLGFEPGQKVDIVSLWDDGRERRVSGFTLIAYDIPAGQSAAYYPETNPLVPLESYGDRTYTPTSKFIAIRLEPAAASNLIQSVSA, translated from the coding sequence ATGAGCGAAGTTGATCGATATAAACCCTACAAGGGGGCGGCCGCCGGTTGGGGGGCACTGATCGCGGTGACCAGGAACTGGCTGGGCAGCGAGAACGCCTTCAAGAACATCCGCGCCATGCTCAAGACCAACCAGAACGGCGGCTTCGACTGCCCGGGCTGCGCCTGGGGCGAGTCGCCGGAAAACGGCATGGTCAAGTTCTGCGAGAACGGCGCCAAGGCGGTCAACTGGGAAGCCACCGGGCGCCTGGTGAACCCGGCGTTCTTCAACAAGTACACGGTCTCGGCCCTGGCCGCGCAGAGCGACTACTGGCTTGAATACCAGGGCCGCCTGACCCACCCGATGCGCTACGACGCCACCCAGGACCGCTACGTGGAAACCACCTGGGACCAAGCCTTCGAGCTGATCGCCAGCCACCTCAAGGGCCTGGACTCGCCGAACCAGGCGGAGTTCTACACCTCGGGCCGGGCCAGCAACGAAGCGGCCTACCTGTACCAGCTGTTCGTGCGCGCCTATGGCACCAACAACTTTCCCGACTGCTCGAACATGTGCCACGAGGCCAGCGCCGTGGGCATGTTCGAAAGCGTCGGCGTGGGCAAGGGCACCGTGGTGTTCCATGACCTGGAAGAAGCCGACGCGATCTTCGTCATCGGCCAGAACCCCGGTACCAACCACCCACGAATGCTCGAACCCCTGCGCGAAGCGGTGAAGCGCGGGGCCCAGGTGATCTGCTTCAACCCGCTCAAAGAGCGCGGGCTGGAACGCTTCCAGCATCCGCAACACCCGCTCGAGATGCTCACCAACGGCTCCGAACCCACCTCCTCGGCCTACTTCCGTCCGGCCCTGGGCGGCGACATGGCGGCCTTTCGCGGCATCGCCAAGTTCCTCCTGCGCTGGGAGCGCGAAGCCCTGGCCAACAACGGCGAGCCAGTGTTCGATCGGGCCTTCATCGCCGAACACACCTCGGGGCTGGACAGTTACCTGGCCGAGGTCGATGCCACGTCCTGGAACCATATCCTCGAACAGTCCGGCCTGAGCATGGCCGACATCGAACTGGCGGCGCGCATGTACCGCAAGGCCAAGCGCACCATCATGTGCTGGGCCATGGGCTTGACCCAGCACACCCACTCGGTGCCGACCATCCAGGAAGTGATCAACGTGCTGTTGCTGCGGGGCAACATCGGCCGCCCCGGCGCCGGCCTGTCGCCGGTGCGCGGCCACAGCAACGTGCAGGGCGACCGCACCATGGGCATCAACGAACTGGCGCCCAGCGAGCTGCTCGATGCCCTGGAGGCGCGCTTTGGCTTCAAGCCACCACGGGAGCACGGGCACAACACGGTGATGGCGATTTCGGCCATGGAACAGGGCCGAGCCAAGGTGTTCATCGGCCTGGGCGGCAACTTCGCCCAGGCCACCCCGGACACCCCGCGGACCCACGCCGCCCTGCGCAACTGCGAGCTCACCGTGCACATCGCCACCAAGCTCAACCGCAGCCACCTGGTGACCGGGCGCGAGGCGCTGATCCTGCCGTGCCTGGGTCGTACCGATATCGATATCCAGGCCAACGGCCCGCAAGGCATCACCGTGGAAGACACCTTCAGCATGGTGCACATCTCCCACGGCCAGCTGAAACCCAAGTCACCGCACCTGCGCTCGGAACCGGCGATCATCGCCGGCATTGCCAACGCCACCCTGGGCCGTCACCCCATCGACTGGCTGTGGGTGATCGAAGACTACGGGCGCATCCGCGACCTGATCGCCGACACCATCCCCGGGTTCGAGGACTTCAATCTCAAACTGCTGAACCCCGGCGGCTTCCACCTGGGCAACGACGCCAGCCAGCGGCGCTGGAACACCGCCACCGGCAAGGCGCGCTTCATTCCCAGCGTGCTGCCGGAGCACCTGGTCAGCGCCGGGGTGCGCAAGCTCAAGGTCAAGCCGGACCTGATCCTGCAGACCATGCGTTCCCACGACCAGTACAACACCACCCTGTATGGCCTGGACGACCGCTATCGCGGGGTCTACGGCATGCGCGAGGTGCTGTTCGCCAACGAGCAGGACATTCGCCAGCTGGGCTTCGAACCGGGGCAGAAGGTCGACATCGTCTCGCTGTGGGATGACGGTCGCGAGCGTCGGGTCAGCGGTTTCACCCTGATCGCCTACGACATTCCCGCCGGCCAATCCGCCGCCTACTACCCGGAGACCAACCCCCTGGTGCCCCTGGAGAGCTATGGCGACCGCACCTATACGCCGACGTCCAAGTTCATCGCCATCCGCCTGGAGCCGGCGGCGGCCAGCAACCTGATCCAGTCCGTCAGCGCTTGA